The following DNA comes from bacterium.
ACTTGCCGATTTCAGGTTGAAACCTCATTAACTTCCTTAATCACAGTGACCATTTCTGTCGCCCCCCGTGCGGAGGTGTGGATTGAAACCATATTCTCACCCCCTTATATTTACACTCCTGAGTCGCCCCCCATGCGGGGGCGTGGATTGAAACTTTTCGACCTGTGAAATAGGTCGACCTGGAAAAACAAAATTATACCACACTACCTGGTGTCCGAAAAGGAGATAGGGAGATTAAGTGAGTAAGCGGATTTAGCAGATTGAGCGGATTTTTTTATTTTTTTCCGCTCAATCCGCTTACAATAAAAAATGTAATCTGTTTAATCATCTTACAAAAAAATTCGACTTGTTTTTATTGACAGACATCATTTTATGGTATCTTAAAGACAGAGGACAGAAGACAGAGAATAAGTCATAAGTCGTAAGACATAAGACTTACGACTTATGACATAAGACAGCAGGTAGCAGAAGTGTTCTGGATTTCAATCCTGCTACAAGAGGAGTATTAGTGTTCAAAAAGCAATTAAGAATCTATCCTTTTTACTACCAATAAGTTATATCCAAAGTAAATTCAATATTCAGGGTTTGACCCTAATTCTTTACTCTAATTCTTTACTAATCCGTTCCACCTTCCAATAAATGAGTTGCGAAGCTATGCCTTAGGGCATGAAATGAAATATCTTTTTTGATTCCTACCTTTTCACAGACACTTACAAAAATTTTGTCTGCTGTTCTTGTGGATAAATATTGCCCTTCTCTTGCTCCTTCAAAGAGCCATTTCTGGGGTCTATATTTCTTCCAGTATTCACGCAATGCTTCTACAACTGTTTCAGATAGCAAAGTGTACCTTTCTTTTCTCCCTTTTGACCCTTTTATATATGTAAAAGGTGACAGTTTGCATAACTATCTATTGTTCAAAGAGTTACAAATTAATTATCTCCTTCTAAACAACTGTCTCTTTCCCTCTCATTATTATACTTCTTAAGTTCCCATCTTGTCAACTGGATTTTTTGAGCTTACACTGACTTAAGAGTAAGTCTACCACAAAATAATTATATCGTCAATATTTTTGTCGTAACCTTATGTTTTCCTGATAATTAGATAAACTGTCACCTTTTACCGAAGGGGCATTTTGGCTTCAGCCGTTCATCCGCTGATAGCCAAAGTGACGCAGAGCCACTTCCGATTACAACAAAAAACTTCCGGACTACATCTGGCTGAAGATCTTCGCTCATCCGCATCCCCGACCCGCAAGCGGGTGCCCCGCAAAATGCGAACCCGAAGGGATTCGAGCTCTGCGTCATTTTGGTTATCGGTTAGGCTAAGAGAAGTGCGATAGCATTTGGATGTCAATCTTTTAGCTTGTGTTATCTGCCGTTGGCAGGCATTCCTCTCAAATAAACAAGTAAATTTCAATATTCAAGGTCTGATCCCATCCCTTTACGGCGTGAAGGTGAAGGTTTCGATGTCGGTCGTTAAGTGGTCGCCAGTGATGGGATGGAGTAGTCTGCCCAGAACTTCATATAGCCCTGCTGGCTCACTACCAGTAAAGGTGTAGGTAAGAAGATTTAATGGACCAATCCCGCCTGCAGGAATAGTAATATTATACATATTTATCAACGAAATATAGTCACCCGTAGGTAACTTTATACAAACCTTTGCATCCACCGTTGTAGCAGAACCTGGATTATCTACCCTGACATCTATCCTTGCCGTCTCGCCGGTGGTAAATGTGTCCTGGTTTAAGATAATATCAATAGCAAATGATGGGGAAAATGTCCCTCTTTTATAATAAATCTCTTCATTTCCATCTCGGTAACCGTTCAGGGCTATACATTAGAAGTGTAAACAAGGAGAAATGGGGAAAAGGGAGAATTGGAGAAATGGCTTAAACTTTTTCTTGCTCCACCTTTCGGACATCAATTCTGGTGTCGTGTTGAGTAAGTTTTGCACGGGGCATCATCAGGTTTCGTAACCTGCAAACGGATAGTTACCAGAATCAAATTCCGTGCATTATTTGTTCAACACGACACTAACTTTTTATGGACATTAATACAGGCATTAATAATCTTATCAGTTAACTCTTCTTTTCTCCACTTCTCCATCTTCTCCCTTTCTCCTTATTTTTATCCTACCTGAACTCTTACTGATTTTAGATTGAAAACAACCCTGACCAATCTAAAATCGGCAATCAAAAATCAATAAGGAGGTATATCTCAATGAAAATCTTAAAGAAAAACAAAGGGTTGAAACTATGGGTGTTGTTAATATGGCTATTCTTGATGACAAACATAACTTTTGGTGCTGAACCTGTCTGGGGACCAGATGTCCGACTGACTAATAATTCAGATTTGTCTGAGTATCCTGCGATTATCTCAGATGCAAATGGGATACATATAGTCTGGACGGATGATCGAGATGGGTAACCGTTCAGCCACAGAGGCACAGAGTTCACAGAGAATTAAGGAAATTAACCACAAATGCACACGAATTAACCTTTGACATCCCATAAATGTAGTGCGAATCTTTAGGTTCACCTTCCTGCTTGCCAGAAGCGAGGCTAAAGCCTCGCACTACAAATCTTTTTGTGCATTCGTGTTCATTCGTGGTTATATATTCCCTCTGTGTTCTCTGTGACTCTGTGGCTATATCCCTGAACGGTTACCCCATCTTTCCCTTTTCCCTTATTTACACTTGATTGTTGCCGTTGACTAACTTTACAGATAGAACTTTTGACACGCCGGGTGTTTCCATTGTGATGCCATAGAGGGTAGAAACATTGCTGATGGTTAATTTATTGTGGGTGATAATCAGAAATTGTGTCTTTTGAGAAAAGGACTTGAGTAAT
Coding sequences within:
- a CDS encoding tyrosine-type recombinase/integrase — protein: MSPFTYIKGSKGRKERYTLLSETVVEALREYWKKYRPQKWLFEGAREGQYLSTRTADKIFVSVCEKVGIKKDISFHALRHSFATHLLEGGTD